The proteins below are encoded in one region of Salvelinus namaycush isolate Seneca chromosome 32, SaNama_1.0, whole genome shotgun sequence:
- the LOC120027000 gene encoding transmembrane protein 106B-like isoform X2, with protein MGKALSLLPKQACREDSQDSLTTTQEDDGKREDVSQFPYVEFTGRDSVTCPSCQGTGRIPRGQENQLVALIPYSDQRLRPRRTKLYVMSSVVVCLMLSSLAVFFLFPRTIDVSYVGVKSIFVTYDEDKRIVYLNVTNTLNITNNNYYSVEVSNVTAQVQFSKTVIGKSRINNITAISPLGMEQVDYMVPTILADEMSYMYDYCSLQTIKVHNIVVMMQVTVTTMYFGHMEQVTQEMYQYVDCGGNTTTLRGAQPKVSNAPIPPE; from the exons ATGGGGAAAGCCCTCTCCCTCCTGCCCAAGCAGGCATGCCGCGAAGACTCCCAGGACAGCCTGACCACCACCCAGGAGGATGATGGGAAGAGAGAGGATGTGTCCCAGTTCCCCTACGTAGAGTTCACAGGCCGGGACAGCGTCACATGTCCCAGCTGCCAGGGCACTGGGAGGATACCTAGAG GCCAGGAGAACCAGCTTGTAGCATTGATCCCATACAGTGACCAGAGACTCAGGCCCAGGAGAAC AAAACTGTATGTGATGTCCTCGGTGGTTGTGTGTCTGATGCTGTCCAGCCTGGCTGTCTTCTTCCTGTTCCCTCGTACCATAGACGTCTCCTACGTGGGCGTCAAGTCGATCTTCGTCACCTATGACGAGGACAAGAGGATTGTCTATCTCAACGTGACG AACACTCTGAACATCACCAATAACAACTACTACAGTGTAGAGGTGTCCAACGTCACAGCCCAGGTCCAGTTCTCCAAGACGGTGATCGGGAAGTCCCGCATCAATAACATCACTGCTATCAGTCCTCTGGGCATGGAGCAG GTTGACTACATGGTTCCCACCATTCTAGCAGATGAGATGAGCTACATGTA TGATTACTGCAGCCTGCAGACCATAAAGGTGCACAACATCGTTGTCATGATGCA GGTGACGGTGACGACGATGTACTTTGGCCACATGGAGCAGGTCACGCAGGAGATGTACCAGTATGTAGACTGTGGAGGTAACACCACCACTCTGAGGGGTGCCCAGCCCAAGGTGTCTAATGCCCCAATACCCCCAGAGTAA
- the LOC120027000 gene encoding transmembrane protein 106B-like isoform X1: MTNKRQPVTSDPPSITMGKALSLLPKQACREDSQDSLTTTQEDDGKREDVSQFPYVEFTGRDSVTCPSCQGTGRIPRGQENQLVALIPYSDQRLRPRRTKLYVMSSVVVCLMLSSLAVFFLFPRTIDVSYVGVKSIFVTYDEDKRIVYLNVTNTLNITNNNYYSVEVSNVTAQVQFSKTVIGKSRINNITAISPLGMEQVDYMVPTILADEMSYMYDYCSLQTIKVHNIVVMMQVTVTTMYFGHMEQVTQEMYQYVDCGGNTTTLRGAQPKVSNAPIPPE; the protein is encoded by the exons ATGACAAACAAACGCCAACCGGTAACCTCTGACCCTCCAAGCATCACCATGGGGAAAGCCCTCTCCCTCCTGCCCAAGCAGGCATGCCGCGAAGACTCCCAGGACAGCCTGACCACCACCCAGGAGGATGATGGGAAGAGAGAGGATGTGTCCCAGTTCCCCTACGTAGAGTTCACAGGCCGGGACAGCGTCACATGTCCCAGCTGCCAGGGCACTGGGAGGATACCTAGAG GCCAGGAGAACCAGCTTGTAGCATTGATCCCATACAGTGACCAGAGACTCAGGCCCAGGAGAAC AAAACTGTATGTGATGTCCTCGGTGGTTGTGTGTCTGATGCTGTCCAGCCTGGCTGTCTTCTTCCTGTTCCCTCGTACCATAGACGTCTCCTACGTGGGCGTCAAGTCGATCTTCGTCACCTATGACGAGGACAAGAGGATTGTCTATCTCAACGTGACG AACACTCTGAACATCACCAATAACAACTACTACAGTGTAGAGGTGTCCAACGTCACAGCCCAGGTCCAGTTCTCCAAGACGGTGATCGGGAAGTCCCGCATCAATAACATCACTGCTATCAGTCCTCTGGGCATGGAGCAG GTTGACTACATGGTTCCCACCATTCTAGCAGATGAGATGAGCTACATGTA TGATTACTGCAGCCTGCAGACCATAAAGGTGCACAACATCGTTGTCATGATGCA GGTGACGGTGACGACGATGTACTTTGGCCACATGGAGCAGGTCACGCAGGAGATGTACCAGTATGTAGACTGTGGAGGTAACACCACCACTCTGAGGGGTGCCCAGCCCAAGGTGTCTAATGCCCCAATACCCCCAGAGTAA